Proteins encoded in a region of the Streptomyces akebiae genome:
- a CDS encoding helix-turn-helix domain-containing protein, whose translation MASLNVGNLGEYLREQRRNAQLSLRQLADAAGVSNPYLSQIERGLRKPSAEVLQQVAKALRISAETLYVRAGILDAERDRDEVETRAVILADPTLNERQKQVLLQIYESFRKENGFEVEVDVEAGVASEVGVETDTDLGAGAGAGTGTATDAAGAEEPSAPGPRTADGGDAGPRRTAS comes from the coding sequence ATGGCATCGCTCAACGTCGGCAATCTCGGTGAGTACCTGCGTGAACAGCGGCGGAACGCGCAGCTGTCGCTCAGGCAGCTCGCCGACGCCGCCGGGGTGTCCAATCCGTATCTGAGCCAGATCGAGCGCGGGCTGCGCAAGCCGAGCGCGGAGGTGCTGCAGCAGGTCGCCAAGGCGCTGCGGATCTCCGCCGAGACGCTGTACGTGCGAGCCGGCATCCTCGACGCCGAGCGGGACCGGGACGAGGTCGAGACGCGCGCCGTGATCCTCGCCGATCCCACGCTGAACGAGCGGCAGAAGCAGGTGCTGCTCCAGATCTACGAGTCCTTCCGCAAGGAGAACGGATTCGAGGTCGAGGTCGACGTCGAGGCCGGGGTCGCGTCGGAGGTCGGCGTCGAGACCGACACCGACCTCGGCGCCGGCGCCGGCGCCGGCACTGGCACAGCGACGGATGCCGCGGGCGCCGAAGAACCCTCGGCCCCCGGCCCTCGTACGGCCGACGGCGGCGATGCCGGTCCGCGGCGGACGGCGAGTTGA
- a CDS encoding DUF2516 family protein: protein MLMNGFAGFMGLLQLVVIALAAFALIDAAFRREDAFRATDKQTKVFWLVILGIALVVSLLFPLLSFLPIIGLIASIVYVVDVRPAVRQISGGGGRGGSRGSSSDGPYGPYNGGR, encoded by the coding sequence ATGCTGATGAACGGCTTCGCGGGGTTCATGGGGCTGTTGCAGCTCGTTGTGATCGCTCTCGCCGCTTTCGCGCTGATCGACGCCGCGTTCCGGCGGGAGGACGCGTTCCGCGCGACGGACAAGCAGACCAAGGTGTTCTGGCTGGTCATCCTCGGCATCGCGCTCGTCGTGAGCCTGCTGTTCCCGCTCCTGTCGTTCCTGCCGATCATCGGCCTCATCGCCAGCATCGTGTACGTGGTCGACGTACGTCCCGCGGTGCGGCAGATCTCCGGCGGCGGTGGCCGGGGCGGTAGCCGAGGCTCCAGCAGCGACGGTCCGTACGGCCCGTACAACGGCGGTCGGTGA
- a CDS encoding PP2C family protein-serine/threonine phosphatase produces MPVPVPRQRAIPAAESGQAHAVSAPSGLSGEGAALNASALAPADNSTNPPGSHASGTTGPAPQPGPTNLTVLLIEDDPAGSLNVPELLDSAGKPIRVRAARNLTEAQRLLTDDVNCILLDLALPAPVRPTDPDTESPDRPDDELAVLKHVLALAPRHAVLALTDSGDAERGAEAVRVGAQDYLFRDEVDSRLLSRAIRYAVERKRSDTAERRLTESKLRAQENARLERGLLPTPLLEGSSLRFAARYRPGRSRALLGGDFYDTVRTPDGTVHVMIGDVCGHGPDEAALGVELRIAWRALTFAGLCGDELLSTLQRVLEHERESDEIFATLCTVDIAPDGRRAGLCLAGHPSPLIARHGHGGRPASPAELLPYDNGGPALGLLPNARWPRTQIELGAAWSLMLYTDGLIEGRIGQGKERLGQDGMVEMVRRQLAEGLRGEELLRAAVNEVRDLNGGELTDDVAVLLLDRET; encoded by the coding sequence ATGCCCGTACCCGTACCGCGGCAGAGAGCGATCCCGGCCGCGGAGAGTGGTCAGGCGCACGCCGTGTCCGCGCCCAGCGGACTGTCCGGAGAGGGGGCTGCCCTGAACGCCTCGGCCCTGGCCCCTGCAGACAACTCCACAAACCCGCCCGGCTCCCACGCCTCCGGCACCACGGGCCCGGCCCCCCAGCCCGGCCCCACCAACCTCACGGTCCTCCTCATCGAGGACGACCCGGCGGGTTCCCTCAACGTGCCCGAACTGCTCGACTCGGCGGGCAAGCCGATCCGCGTCCGCGCCGCCCGCAACCTCACCGAGGCCCAGCGGCTACTGACCGACGACGTCAACTGCATCCTCCTGGACCTGGCGCTTCCGGCCCCGGTCCGTCCCACCGACCCGGACACCGAGTCGCCCGACCGCCCCGACGACGAACTCGCCGTCCTCAAGCATGTCCTGGCCCTGGCCCCCCGCCACGCCGTCCTGGCCCTCACCGACTCGGGCGACGCCGAACGCGGCGCGGAGGCGGTACGGGTGGGCGCGCAGGACTACCTGTTCCGGGACGAAGTGGACAGCCGCCTCCTGAGCCGCGCGATCCGCTACGCGGTGGAGCGCAAGCGTTCCGACACGGCCGAGCGCCGGCTCACCGAGTCCAAGCTGCGTGCCCAGGAGAACGCCCGCCTGGAACGCGGCCTGCTGCCGACCCCCCTCCTGGAGGGCTCGTCCCTGCGGTTCGCCGCGCGCTACCGGCCGGGCCGGTCCCGCGCCCTGCTGGGCGGCGACTTCTACGACACCGTCCGCACCCCGGACGGCACCGTGCACGTCATGATCGGCGACGTCTGCGGCCACGGCCCCGACGAGGCGGCGCTCGGCGTGGAGCTGCGCATCGCTTGGCGTGCGTTGACCTTCGCGGGGCTCTGCGGCGACGAACTGCTGTCCACGCTCCAGCGCGTCCTGGAGCACGAGCGCGAGAGCGACGAGATCTTCGCGACGCTCTGCACGGTCGACATCGCCCCCGACGGCCGCCGCGCGGGCCTCTGCCTCGCGGGCCACCCGTCCCCGCTGATCGCCCGCCACGGCCACGGCGGCCGTCCGGCCTCGCCGGCCGAGCTGCTGCCGTACGACAACGGCGGTCCCGCCCTCGGTCTGCTCCCGAACGCCCGCTGGCCGCGCACCCAGATCGAACTGGGCGCCGCCTGGAGTCTGATGCTCTACACCGACGGCCTGATCGAGGGCCGGATCGGCCAGGGCAAGGAGCGGCTGGGCCAGGACGGCATGGTGGAGATGGTCCGCCGCCAGCTCGCCGAGGGTCTGCGCGGCGAGGAGCTGCTGCGCGCCGCCGTGAACGAGGTCCGCGACCTCAACGGCGGCGAACTGACCGACGACGTGGCGGTCCTCCTGCTGGACCGGGAAACCTGA
- a CDS encoding C40 family peptidase, with amino-acid sequence MGVGKRKLTMAAVAVVCAMTVLGTPVTAYASQTKPAEPTPSPTPSSSSSSSPSPESTPVTNEELESVRTKLEGLYHDAAVATDAYNAAEEKADKQSEELVDLAHEVVKGQQKLDKLQDLIGAAARAQYRGSGLPPEVRLWLSENPQDFLEGADRLRQGQLATKGLLAEMTRTQQDLEQYSKDASARWEKLETNRKAKEKAKKKIKKQIAAAEELEAQLEDDERERLAQLEEESAQRSQAAWLDSGILAEINGKASPQGKKAVEFATNQIGKWYEWGAEGPDTYDCSGLTSEAWAAAGLTVPRTSQEQWRQLKHIDIQDMRPGDLIIYHSDASHVAMYLGNGSIVHAPRPNRKVTIAGAGTMQILGVVRPDA; translated from the coding sequence ATGGGAGTCGGCAAGCGGAAGCTGACCATGGCGGCCGTGGCCGTGGTCTGCGCGATGACCGTCCTGGGCACACCGGTCACCGCGTACGCGAGCCAGACGAAACCGGCCGAGCCGACCCCGAGCCCGACACCCTCGTCCTCGTCCTCGTCCTCACCCTCTCCCGAGTCGACTCCGGTGACGAACGAGGAGTTGGAGAGCGTCCGGACGAAGCTGGAGGGCCTCTACCACGACGCCGCGGTCGCCACGGACGCGTACAACGCGGCCGAGGAGAAGGCCGACAAGCAGTCCGAGGAACTCGTCGACCTGGCCCACGAGGTCGTCAAGGGCCAGCAGAAGCTGGACAAGTTGCAGGATCTCATCGGCGCCGCGGCCCGCGCCCAGTACCGGGGCAGCGGTCTCCCGCCCGAAGTGCGGCTGTGGTTGAGCGAGAACCCCCAGGACTTCCTGGAGGGGGCGGACCGTCTGCGCCAGGGCCAGCTGGCGACCAAGGGTCTGCTCGCCGAAATGACCCGCACCCAGCAGGACTTGGAGCAGTACTCCAAGGACGCCTCCGCGCGCTGGGAGAAGCTGGAGACCAACCGCAAGGCCAAGGAGAAGGCCAAGAAGAAGATCAAGAAGCAGATCGCCGCCGCCGAGGAGCTGGAAGCACAGCTGGAGGACGACGAGCGGGAGCGGCTGGCGCAGTTGGAGGAGGAGTCCGCGCAGAGGTCACAGGCAGCGTGGCTGGACTCCGGCATACTCGCCGAGATCAACGGCAAGGCGTCGCCGCAGGGCAAGAAAGCCGTCGAGTTCGCCACGAACCAGATAGGCAAGTGGTACGAGTGGGGCGCCGAGGGGCCCGACACCTACGACTGCTCCGGTCTCACCAGCGAGGCATGGGCCGCCGCCGGGCTGACCGTCCCCCGCACCTCCCAGGAGCAGTGGCGACAGCTCAAGCACATCGACATCCAGGACATGCGACCCGGCGACCTCATCATCTACCACTCCGACGCCAGCCACGTCGCCATGTACCTGGGCAACGGCTCCATCGTCCACGCCCCCCGACCGAACCGAAAGGTGACGATCGCGGGCGCGGGCACGATGCAGATCCTGGGCGTCGTACGCCCGGACGCGTGA
- a CDS encoding class I SAM-dependent methyltransferase: MARPVGTVTRGTTNPNRLRRMDRWIAATHGAALRRADAPLAVDLGYGAAPWTAVELLRRLRTAAPRTEVVGVEIDPARVTAAKPYACEGLTFRHGGFEVPVPGRPTLIRAANVLRQYDEDEVAAVWERLCARLEPAAPPPPGTPPPGTPRTAADPHSPAAPYPSGGLLVEGTCDEIGRRHVWVALGPEGPRTVTFATRLGSLDRPSDLAERLPKALIHRNVPGEPVHAFLRDFDHAWAAAAPYASYGARQRWIRTVRTLSADWPVRDGVSRWRQGEVTVAWEALAPRFR, from the coding sequence ATGGCCAGACCAGTCGGCACCGTGACGCGTGGCACCACCAACCCCAACCGGCTGCGCCGCATGGACCGCTGGATCGCGGCGACGCACGGCGCCGCACTCCGCCGCGCCGACGCCCCCCTCGCCGTCGACCTCGGCTACGGCGCCGCCCCCTGGACCGCCGTCGAGCTCCTCCGCCGCCTCCGCACGGCCGCGCCCCGCACCGAGGTCGTCGGCGTCGAGATCGACCCGGCCAGGGTCACCGCGGCAAAGCCCTACGCGTGCGAGGGCCTGACCTTCCGGCACGGCGGCTTCGAGGTACCGGTGCCGGGGCGCCCGACCCTCATCCGGGCGGCGAACGTGCTCCGCCAGTACGACGAGGACGAGGTCGCCGCCGTCTGGGAACGTCTGTGCGCCCGCCTCGAACCGGCCGCACCGCCCCCTCCCGGCACGCCCCCTCCCGGCACGCCCCGCACCGCCGCGGACCCCCACTCCCCCGCCGCCCCGTACCCCTCCGGGGGCTTGCTCGTCGAGGGCACCTGCGACGAGATCGGCCGTCGCCACGTCTGGGTCGCACTCGGCCCGGAGGGGCCCCGCACGGTCACGTTCGCCACCCGGCTCGGCTCCCTCGACCGCCCCTCCGACCTTGCCGAACGCCTTCCGAAGGCCCTCATCCACCGCAACGTCCCCGGCGAACCGGTCCACGCCTTCCTCCGCGACTTCGACCACGCCTGGGCGGCCGCGGCACCGTACGCCTCGTACGGTGCCCGGCAGCGCTGGATCCGCACCGTCCGCACACTGAGCGCGGACTGGCCGGTAAGGGACGGGGTGTCGCGCTGGCGTCAGGGCGAAGTCACGGTGGCCTGGGAGGCGTTGGCGCCGCGGTTCCGCTAG
- the mshA gene encoding D-inositol-3-phosphate glycosyltransferase, which produces MSHYVSRLGRRSPVGAARLRLHRKPRRVAMLSVHTSPLHQPGTGDAGGMNVYIVELAQRLAAQGIEVEIFTRATTGALPPAVELAPGVLVRHVDAGPYEGLAKEELPAQLCAFTHGVMQAWAGHRPGHYDLVHSHYWLSGHVGWLAAERWGVPLVHAMHTMAKVKNAALAADDTPEPAARVIGETQIVRAADRLIANTAEEADELVRHYEADPSKVAVVHPGVNLDRFRPADGRAAARARLGLPQDALIPLFAGRIQPLKAPDVLLRAVAVLLAERPELRSRIVVPVVGGPSGSGLAKPEGLQKLAARLGIADVVRFRPPVGQEQLADWFRAASVLVMPSYSESFGLVAIEAQAAGTPVLAASVGGLPVAVRDAETGFLVQGHDPVAYARVLRDFADAPDLTARMGAAAARHAESFGWDTAAAATADVYTAALQDHRRHRVRAHHG; this is translated from the coding sequence GTGAGCCACTACGTCAGCAGGCTCGGGCGACGCTCCCCGGTCGGCGCGGCGCGGCTTCGGCTGCACCGGAAGCCGCGCCGGGTCGCGATGCTCTCGGTGCACACGTCGCCGCTGCACCAGCCCGGCACGGGCGACGCGGGCGGGATGAACGTCTACATCGTGGAGCTGGCGCAGCGGCTGGCCGCGCAGGGCATCGAGGTGGAGATCTTCACCCGGGCCACGACCGGTGCGCTGCCCCCCGCAGTCGAGCTGGCGCCCGGGGTCCTGGTCCGGCACGTCGACGCGGGCCCGTACGAGGGTCTGGCCAAGGAGGAGCTCCCGGCCCAGCTGTGCGCCTTCACGCACGGCGTGATGCAGGCGTGGGCGGGCCACCGTCCCGGCCACTACGACCTGGTCCACTCGCACTACTGGCTCTCCGGCCACGTCGGCTGGCTCGCCGCCGAACGCTGGGGCGTCCCCCTGGTGCACGCCATGCACACGATGGCCAAGGTCAAGAACGCCGCGCTCGCCGCCGACGACACCCCCGAACCCGCCGCCCGCGTCATCGGCGAGACCCAGATCGTCCGCGCCGCCGACCGCCTCATAGCCAACACGGCCGAGGAGGCCGACGAACTCGTACGCCACTACGAGGCCGACCCGTCCAAGGTCGCCGTCGTCCACCCGGGCGTCAACCTCGACCGTTTCCGTCCCGCCGACGGCCGCGCGGCGGCGAGGGCCCGCCTCGGTCTTCCCCAGGACGCCCTGATCCCCCTCTTCGCCGGCCGTATCCAGCCCCTGAAGGCCCCCGACGTCCTCCTCCGTGCCGTCGCCGTCCTCCTCGCCGAGCGCCCCGAGCTGCGGTCGAGGATCGTCGTGCCGGTGGTCGGCGGGCCGAGCGGCAGCGGGCTCGCCAAGCCGGAGGGGTTGCAGAAGCTGGCCGCGCGGCTCGGCATCGCCGATGTCGTACGGTTCCGGCCGCCCGTCGGGCAGGAGCAGCTCGCGGACTGGTTCCGGGCGGCGTCCGTGCTGGTCATGCCGTCGTACAGCGAGTCCTTCGGACTGGTCGCCATCGAGGCGCAGGCGGCCGGTACGCCGGTGCTGGCGGCCTCGGTCGGCGGTCTCCCGGTCGCCGTGCGGGACGCGGAGACGGGCTTCCTGGTCCAGGGCCACGATCCCGTCGCGTACGCGCGCGTGCTGCGCGATTTCGCCGACGCCCCCGACCTCACCGCCCGCATGGGCGCCGCCGCCGCCCGCCACGCCGAGTCCTTCGGCTGGGACACGGCGGCCGCCGCCACCGCGGACGTGTACACGGCGGCACTGCAGGACCACCGCCGCCACCGGGTGCGCGCCCACCACGGGTGA
- a CDS encoding type III secretion system chaperone family protein codes for MADEASIIEQVLNEAELEWESPGPGSYVVKLPGTRKLSTTVSLIVGRHSLSLNAFVIRHPDENEAGVHRWLLERNLKLYGVSYAVDPLGDIYVTARLPLSAVTPEGIDGLLGQVLEAADGAFNTLLELGFASAIRKEYAWRVSRGEPTRNLDAFSHLTRDVAADRSGSGQG; via the coding sequence ATGGCTGACGAAGCGTCGATCATCGAGCAGGTCCTCAACGAGGCCGAGCTGGAGTGGGAGAGCCCCGGACCCGGCTCCTACGTCGTGAAACTCCCCGGCACCCGCAAACTCTCGACGACCGTCTCCCTGATCGTCGGCCGGCACTCCCTCTCCCTCAACGCCTTCGTGATCCGCCACCCCGACGAGAACGAGGCGGGCGTCCACCGCTGGCTCCTGGAGCGCAACCTCAAGCTGTACGGCGTGAGTTACGCCGTCGACCCGCTCGGCGACATCTACGTCACCGCCCGGCTGCCGCTCTCCGCCGTCACCCCCGAGGGCATCGACGGCCTCCTGGGCCAGGTCCTGGAGGCGGCCGACGGCGCCTTCAACACCCTCCTGGAACTGGGCTTCGCCTCCGCGATCCGCAAGGAGTACGCCTGGCGCGTCTCCCGAGGCGAACCGACCCGCAACCTGGACGCGTTCAGCCACCTGACGCGGGACGTGGCGGCCGACCGTTCCGGTAGCGGCCAGGGGTGA
- a CDS encoding AraC family transcriptional regulator, with protein sequence MGPQRSASPRRDVTAWRPRVPGVVEVFHAHYTEYAYPMHVHDVWTLLIVDDGAVRYELDRHEHGTPHGTVSLLPPFVPHNGAPVTERGFRKRVLYLDPEAPLAALDASLVGAAVDGPDLRDPVLRRRVGQLHAALARPGDELEAESRLALVGERLRGHLRPAPTSGVRAGARSGSRSGPAAGGRTVAHRLRELLDERVADGITLEEAAGTVHSHPAHLVRAFGAAFGIAPHQYLMSRRVERARRLLLEGMRPSEAAAVAGFYDQAHLTRHFRRWVGVTPGRYRNGRPPRPASGG encoded by the coding sequence ATGGGTCCCCAGCGGTCCGCCTCCCCTCGGCGTGACGTCACCGCCTGGCGGCCGCGCGTGCCCGGTGTCGTCGAGGTCTTCCACGCGCACTACACGGAGTACGCGTACCCGATGCATGTGCACGACGTGTGGACGCTGCTGATCGTGGACGACGGGGCCGTGCGGTACGAGCTGGACCGGCATGAACACGGGACTCCGCACGGCACCGTGTCGTTGTTGCCGCCGTTCGTGCCGCACAACGGGGCGCCGGTGACGGAACGGGGATTCCGGAAGCGAGTGCTGTACCTGGACCCTGAAGCACCCCTGGCCGCGCTGGACGCGAGCCTCGTGGGGGCGGCCGTGGACGGGCCGGATCTGCGGGATCCCGTACTGCGGCGGCGGGTGGGGCAGTTGCACGCGGCGCTCGCCCGGCCGGGCGACGAGTTGGAGGCGGAGAGCCGGCTGGCGCTCGTCGGGGAGCGGTTGCGGGGGCATCTGCGGCCGGCGCCGACGTCGGGGGTTCGGGCGGGGGCTCGGTCAGGGAGTCGGTCGGGGCCCGCCGCCGGCGGTCGTACCGTCGCCCATCGGCTCCGTGAACTCCTCGACGAGCGGGTCGCGGACGGGATCACGCTGGAGGAGGCCGCGGGGACGGTCCACTCCCACCCCGCGCATCTCGTACGAGCGTTCGGCGCGGCCTTCGGTATCGCGCCGCACCAGTACCTGATGTCCCGGCGGGTGGAGCGGGCCAGGCGGCTGCTGTTGGAGGGCATGCGGCCGAGCGAGGCGGCGGCGGTGGCCGGGTTCTACGACCAGGCGCACCTGACACGGCACTTCAGGCGGTGGGTGGGGGTCACCCCTGGCCGCTACCGGAACGGTCGGCCGCCACGTCCCGCGTCAGGTGGCTGA
- a CDS encoding DUF2000 domain-containing protein translates to MNSETLDEASGATSTSMTPPPVRFDTKIAVLLRDDLATWQRLNVTSFLVSGIGPMVPEVIGEPYEDADGAAYLPMFRQPVVVFEATKEVLKAAHARVLSCGLPRALFTSDLFGTGNDRDNRAAVRAVATRELDLVGLAVYGPRNGVDKVVKGARMHP, encoded by the coding sequence ATGAACAGCGAGACTCTCGACGAGGCCTCTGGCGCGACCTCGACCTCCATGACCCCGCCCCCCGTCCGCTTCGACACCAAGATCGCCGTCCTCCTCCGTGACGACCTCGCGACCTGGCAGCGCCTCAACGTCACGTCCTTCCTGGTCAGCGGTATCGGCCCGATGGTCCCCGAGGTGATCGGCGAGCCGTACGAGGACGCCGACGGGGCGGCCTACCTCCCGATGTTCCGGCAGCCGGTCGTCGTCTTCGAGGCCACGAAGGAGGTCCTGAAGGCCGCGCACGCGCGCGTGCTGTCCTGCGGCCTTCCCCGCGCGCTCTTCACGTCCGACCTGTTCGGCACCGGGAACGACCGCGACAACCGGGCAGCCGTACGGGCCGTCGCGACGCGGGAGCTGGACCTGGTGGGGTTGGCGGTCTACGGCCCGCGCAACGGGGTGGACAAGGTGGTGAAGGGGGCGCGGATGCACCCGTGA
- a CDS encoding MDR family MFS transporter, with amino-acid sequence MPLVAARRAVRETVSGLPRDFWWLWTSTLVNRLGAFVATFMALYLTLDRGYSASYAGLVASLHGLGGVVSSLGGGVMADRLGRRPTLLVAQVSTAVSVALLGFVRDPVAIAVVAFLVGAASNASRPAVQAMMADIVRPEDRVRAFSLNYWAINLGFAVSSMAAGFIAEVSYRAGFLIEAGMTLTCAILVFLKLPESRPESGTAVGEAGATDAVGLGTVVRDGRFMGVVGLSFLVALIFQQGSVGLPVAMGAAGFTPADYGLAIAVNGVLIVALQIPVTRFIEHRDPGRLLVVSSVLAGYGFGLTAFAGSIGVFALTVCVWTLAEIVNAPTQTGVVVRLSPAQGRGRYQGMYTMSWSVAALVAPLMSGVVIDRWGAQWLWGLCAVIGTVAGAGYWALMRRMPEPEDRMPEPEDRMPVREEGAAVALPVEEPTVGGPGGAEPDGAWPGSALPGVGERVPVEPVPGGARLPGARVPGAPVVEKPLPGPAAVPGQAVVPGQAAVGEAAGSA; translated from the coding sequence ATGCCACTCGTCGCTGCCAGACGTGCCGTCCGGGAAACGGTGTCGGGGCTGCCCCGCGACTTCTGGTGGCTGTGGACCAGCACGCTGGTGAACCGGCTCGGCGCGTTCGTCGCCACCTTCATGGCCTTGTACCTGACGCTGGACCGCGGGTACTCCGCCTCGTACGCCGGACTCGTCGCCTCGCTGCACGGGCTCGGCGGGGTCGTCTCGTCACTCGGCGGCGGGGTCATGGCCGACCGGCTCGGGCGGCGGCCCACGCTGCTCGTCGCACAGGTCTCGACAGCGGTGTCGGTGGCGCTGCTCGGCTTCGTGCGGGATCCCGTCGCGATCGCCGTCGTCGCCTTCCTCGTCGGCGCGGCCAGCAACGCGTCCCGCCCCGCCGTGCAGGCGATGATGGCGGACATCGTCCGGCCGGAGGACCGCGTCCGCGCGTTCTCGCTGAACTACTGGGCCATCAACCTCGGTTTCGCCGTCTCCTCCATGGCCGCCGGGTTCATCGCCGAGGTCAGTTATCGCGCCGGCTTCCTGATCGAGGCCGGGATGACGCTGACCTGCGCGATCCTCGTGTTCCTGAAGTTGCCGGAGTCGCGGCCGGAGAGCGGGACGGCGGTGGGCGAAGCCGGTGCCACGGACGCGGTCGGGCTGGGGACCGTGGTCCGCGACGGGCGGTTCATGGGCGTCGTCGGGCTGTCCTTCCTCGTCGCGCTGATCTTCCAGCAGGGGTCCGTGGGACTGCCGGTCGCGATGGGCGCTGCGGGCTTCACGCCGGCGGACTACGGTCTCGCCATCGCCGTCAACGGGGTGCTGATCGTCGCTCTGCAGATCCCGGTCACCCGGTTCATCGAGCACCGGGATCCTGGGCGGCTCCTCGTGGTCTCGTCCGTGCTCGCCGGGTACGGCTTCGGCCTCACCGCCTTCGCCGGTTCGATCGGGGTCTTCGCCCTCACCGTCTGCGTGTGGACCCTCGCCGAGATCGTCAACGCGCCGACCCAGACCGGCGTCGTCGTCCGCCTCTCGCCCGCACAGGGCCGTGGCCGCTACCAGGGCATGTACACGATGTCGTGGTCCGTCGCCGCGCTGGTCGCTCCGCTGATGTCCGGCGTCGTCATCGACCGGTGGGGCGCGCAGTGGCTGTGGGGGTTGTGCGCGGTGATCGGGACCGTGGCGGGGGCGGGGTACTGGGCGCTGATGCGCCGGATGCCGGAACCGGAGGACCGGATGCCGGAGCCGGAGGACCGGATGCCGGTACGGGAGGAGGGGGCTGCCGTCGCCTTGCCGGTGGAGGAGCCGACCGTCGGGGGGCCGGGCGGTGCGGAGCCTGACGGTGCCTGGCCTGGCAGTGCGCTGCCTGGCGTCGGGGAGCGGGTCCCAGTGGAACCGGTCCCAGGAGGAGCGCGATTGCCTGGAGCGCGAGTGCCTGGAGCGCCGGTCGTCGAGAAGCCGCTGCCCGGACCAGCCGCTGTGCCCGGGCAAGCCGTTGTACCCGGGCAAGCCGCTGTGGGGGAGGCCGCCGGTTCGGCCTGA
- a CDS encoding phosphoglyceromutase produces MADAPYKLILLRHGESEWNEKNLFTGWVDVNLTPKGEKEATRGGELLKDAGLLPDVLHTSLQRRAIRTAQLALESADRHWIPVHRSWRLNERHYGALQGKDKAQTLAEFGEEQFMLWRRSYDTPPPPLADDSEFSQAADARYATIPPELRPRTECLKDVVTRMLPYWYDGIVPDLLAGRTVLVAAHGNSLRALVKHLDGISDADIAGLNIPTGIPLAYELDADFKPLNPGGTYLDPEAAAAAIEAVKNQGKKK; encoded by the coding sequence ATGGCCGACGCACCGTACAAGCTGATCCTCCTCCGCCACGGCGAGAGCGAGTGGAACGAGAAGAACCTGTTCACCGGCTGGGTGGACGTCAACCTCACTCCGAAGGGCGAGAAGGAGGCGACGCGCGGCGGTGAGCTGCTGAAGGACGCCGGCCTGCTCCCGGACGTGCTGCACACCTCCCTCCAGCGACGTGCCATCCGCACCGCGCAGCTGGCCCTGGAATCCGCCGACCGCCACTGGATCCCGGTCCACCGCAGCTGGCGCCTGAACGAGCGCCACTACGGCGCCCTCCAGGGCAAGGACAAGGCCCAGACCCTCGCCGAGTTCGGCGAGGAGCAGTTCATGCTGTGGCGCCGCTCGTACGACACCCCGCCGCCCCCGCTCGCGGACGACTCGGAGTTCTCCCAGGCGGCGGACGCGCGCTACGCGACCATCCCGCCGGAGCTGCGCCCCCGCACCGAGTGCCTCAAGGACGTCGTCACCCGCATGCTGCCGTACTGGTACGACGGCATCGTCCCCGACCTCCTGGCCGGCCGCACGGTCCTCGTCGCCGCCCACGGCAACTCCCTCCGCGCCCTCGTCAAGCACCTCGACGGCATCTCGGACGCCGACATCGCGGGCCTCAACATCCCGACCGGCATCCCCCTCGCCTACGAACTCGACGCCGACTTCAAGCCCCTGAACCCCGGCGGCACCTACCTCGACCCCGAGGCGGCGGCGGCTGCGATCGAGGCGGTCAAGAACCAGGGCAAGAAGAAGTAA